The genomic stretch CATGTTTGCTTGGAAGCTGTAGTCATTAACAATGTTGTTTTAGTATAAGCATAGAACCAATCCGGTAGTAAGGTATAAGATAGTAGCTAATCTACCATATAAGATGTATGTTGCTTGTGGAATAGCACTACCTATAATAATCAAGAAGATCATACTATATACCCAAATAATCACCCATCCACTGACTACATTTCGAGTCATGAACTGTTGACGAATTAACATTCGGGTATTTAAAGCTCGAATCTCAGAAAGTAAACCTAAATTAATCAGAGATGACATAAATACTAACAAACCACCGGTTTTGGATGGAATTACTTTTAACACCGCATAATATGCTAGAAAATACCATTCAGGTACGATATGAAGTGGTGTTACGAACCGGTTGACTGGTATTGAGTTATCTGGATGTGATAGTTCCATCAAACCAAAAGCCGCTTGTAAGAAGATTAATCCAATTAAATAGGATAGACATTTAGCATCTGTCATTAACATATGAGGATAAAAGGCAACTTTAAGCGCGGTATCAATACCTGCAGGATTGCTAGAACCATTTAAATGTAAATAGAAGATATGTAAAACTATTATAATACAACCAATAAAAGGCAAGATAAAATGTAATACAAAGAATCGTTTTAATGTTACATCAGATACGTAGTAACCTCCAAGTAGCCAAGGTACCAAATATGGTattggagaaaggaggtttGTAATGACTGTAGCACCCCAGAAACTCATTTGTCCCCATGGTAGTACATAtccgaggaaggcagtggcTATAGTAAGTAAATATAAAACTAAACCAGACATCCAAGCGGTAGTTAAATAACTATAACTCCAGTTATACAATCCTCGAGTCATGTGAATTAAAATACACAAGAATACAAAAGAGGCTGTTGTAGCATGCAACATCCTAAATTCCCATCCTGCTGCTACTTCTCTAACTAGATGTTGAACGCTAGCAAATGCACAAGATGCTTCAGAAGTATATCTAAACGCTAGAGTGATACCTGTAATTATTTGGAGTACAAAGGTCATTGCAACTAAGAAACCAAAATTATAAGATGAATTTAGATTTAGAGCACACCGATAAAAGACAAGGTGTGCCCGGAATAGACTCATAGATAGACTGAGTGTTCTCGAAACCATGCtaacacaatagaacttggatccggtaaacaaagaccttcaagatctaaaccagtagtccaactcgtagtatatactccccagaaaaagcttataaataatcctgtctcagagatgattactcccagtacgatggtactgatcatactagcatctgagtagtagttttctctcgctgttaatacgagtgataacagtaatccatatattacgcctagaacataaccgatgtggaataaccttaatgtcgtaggataaagaaatccaacacttttagctgtcttaagcagtccagtggggtggtggtgtacagcaatcataaagaacttggttgtctgtatctcataactgg from Toxoplasma gondii ME49 unplaced genomic scaffold asmbl.1200, whole genome shotgun sequence encodes the following:
- a CDS encoding cytochrome b (encoded by transcript TGME49_330000~Based on Genbank GI:2584877): MVSRTLSLSMSLFRAHLVFYRCALNLNSSYNFGFLVAMTFVLQIITGITLAFRYTSEASCAFASVQHLVREVAAGWEFRMLHATTASFVFLCILIHMTRGLYNWSYSYLTTAWMSGLVLYLLTIATAFLGYVLPWGQMSFWGATVITNLLSPIPYLVPWLLGGYYVSDVTLKRFFVLHFILPFIGCIIIVLHIFYLHLNGSSNPAGIDTALKVAFYPHMLMTDAKCLSYLIGLIFLQAAFGLMELSHPDNSIPVNRFVTPLHIVPEWYFLAYYAVLKVIPSKTGGLLVFMSSLINLGLLSEIRALNTRMLIRQQFMTRNVVSGWVIIWVYSMIFLIIIGSAIPQATYILYGRLATILYLTTGLVLCLY